The Solirubrobacter pauli sequence GCTTGGCGCCGGTGCCGTCACCGGGGCGGAAGATGAACGCGAGCGCGAGCGCCAGGATGACGCCGAGCGCGTTGCTCAGCAGCAGCCAGAACGTGGACCGCAGGCCGATGCTCTTGAGCTTGGCGATCGTTCCCAGCGACGTCATCGCCGACACGATCGCGACGAGCACGAGCGGCGCCACGGTGGCGAGCAGGACGTTGATGTAGATCCGCCCGATCGGGTTGACCGCCTGGACGTGCTGCTCGGCGACGATGCCGATCGGAATGCCGATCGCCAACGCGAACAGCGCGATCACGCTGAAGTTCAGCGCGCGCTTGCGCATCCAGAAGATGACGCCCCAGCTGACCCCTACGGCGGCGAGCGTCGCCACGCTCGGCCAATCCCAGTTCATAGTGCTCGTTGCCCCTCCGTTCGACCCGGCGCGACTGCCGCGGGAGGCTTAATCTACACGAACCTGATCGGGTTTTCAGGTTTTTCGTCTCGAACGTGCGTCCGGACGGCCCAGGGCGCGCTCATCTGCCCTGCGCGCGGCAAAGTAGCATTCCCCATCGTCTTTATCGACTTAGGCCGGTCGACCGGGTGATGGCGCTACGCGCTGCGGCTGACGGCCTCGGCCTCGGGCGCGCGGACGGCGTAGTCCAGATCCGGGCCGTCGGCCCGGCCGATCAGCCGCCAGCGCACGTCCACGTCGACCGCGTTGCCGAGCGTCACGTCGACCTCGTGGTGCAGCGCGAGCGAGACCACGCGACCGTCCTCGACGTCGAACTCGCGCGCGCCGGGCCGGCGACGGCGGCCGAGGACCGCGACGAGCGAGTCGACCAGCGGGCGCCAGGTGACGATCCAGTCGCGCATGAGCCCGGTGCGGATCGCGAGGTCGAGGTGGCCGGGACCCCAGCGCGACGGCGGGATCTGGGTCGCCACCTGATAGCCGAACGCCCGCTGCGCTTTGACGCTGACGTCGGCGCAGCGGCCGCGCGCGGTGCGCCAGAGGTGCGGCTCGCCGTCGGACACGCCGACCGGGCCGATGCACAGCGTGCAGGTGTCCCCGTGCGCCTTGGTGGCGGACACGTAGCGGAGGTTCGGAAGCTGGAAGGCGATCGCGAGCGGCTCGAGGAGGCTCACGAGCGGGTTGCCGGCCAGCAGGTTCTCGTGCTCGGGCAGCGCGACGCCGACGTGGACGCCGAGCGGCATGTAGGTCGACTGCTGGCGGGCGGTCGCGAGGTACGGCTCGATCTGGGCCATGAACGGATCGACCCACTCGCGCGTGGTGCCGAGCTGCGCGGACCGGATGAACGAGCCGGCGGGCGGCGCGTAGCGGGTGAACTCGGGCACCGGCTGCACCCTACAAAGCTCGTCGCGCGGGCTCGCCGGTCGGCGCGGCGCTCAAGCCCGCGGCGCACGCCGCCGAGATCAAGGGGTAGTCCCTCGATGCCCGCGCCTCCCTCCCACCGCGGCGCGCTCGGTCGCCTGCTGGCCGCGTGCGCGATCGTCTTCGCCTGCTGCGCCGGCGGGGTCGTCGCCGTCGGCGCGACCGAGCTGCACGCGACCGCCCGCGCGCTCGAGGCGCAGCCGCGTGTCGACCTCGGCGAGGACGGCGGCGTCGTCACGTCGACGACCACCGGCGGCGGCGACGACGACACGCACGCCGACGGCCGGACGATCCTGCTGATCGGGTCCGACCACCGCGCGAAGGCCGCGGCGCGCGACGCGCGGTCGGACACGATGATGCTCGTGCGGCTCAGCCCGCGGGCGAAGGCGGTGTCCGTGCTGTCGGTGCCGCGCGACCTGCAGGTGCAGATCCCGGGCAAGGGCACCGCGAAGCTCAACGCCGCCTACGCCTACGGCGGCGTGCCGCTCGCGGTCAAGACCCTGCGCGCCGTGCTCGGCACCCGCATCGACCACGTGATCGACGTCGACTTCGCCGGCTTCCACGCGCTCGTCGACGAGCTCGGCTGCGTCTACGCCGACGTGGACCGCCGCTACTTCAACCGCAACGACGGCACCGCGGCCACGAACTACGCCTCGATCGACATCCGGGCGGGCTACCAGCGCCTGTGCGGCGCCGACGCGCTCGACTACGTCCGCTACCGCCATGGCGACAACGACCTCGTGCGCGCCGCCCGCCAGCAGGACTTCCTGCGCCAGGCCCGGACGCAGATCGGCGTCGCCGACCTGCTCGGCGACCGCCACGCGCTCCTACGCCTGCTCGGCCGGCACACCCGGACGGACATCCGCGGCTCCAAGCAGGTCACCGCGCTCGCCAAGCTCGTGGTCGCCGCGGCCGACAAGCCCGTCGTCCAGGTGCCGTTCCCGGCGACGATCGGGCCGAGCTACGTGTACGCCGAGCCGGCCGTGATCGAGCGCACCGTCCACCGCTTCCTGCACCCGGCGGCGACGGTCCCCGCGCACGCGACCGGCGCCAAGCCGAAGCCCAAGCGCGCCCGCACGCGCACCCGCACCCACCTACCCGCCGTGCAAGAGCAGACGAGCCGCACGTACACGGTCAAGGACGCCCAGGGCACGTCCCACCGCGCACGTCGCCGCACCTTCCGGATCGCCGTCGGCGAGTACTACGGCGTCCAGACCCTCGACTGGCCGGACCCGCCGATCCTCGCCGCGCCGCACGAGGAACGCACCCTCGGCGGCCGCACCTTCAGCCTCTACTACGACGGCACGCAGCTCCGCCGCGTGGCGCTTCAGACCGGCGACGGCACGGCCTGGGTGTCGAACACGCTCACGCTGCGCCTGACCAACGCGCAGATGCTCAGGCTCGCACGGAGGCTCTAGTCTGGCCTCTCGCGCGTGCGGGAATCGATCAAGACATGAGCTCCGAGACGGATTGGAGCGCGGAGTACGCCCGTCGGCTCCAGACGTTCGACGCCCTGCGCGTCGCCATCCACGACCGCCTCGCCGCGTGCCTGGACCGCGAAGCGATCGCGCTCTCGCAGATCGAGTCGCGCACCAAGACCGTCCGGAGCTTCGCCGAGAAGATCACGAGCAAGGGCAAGTACGCCGACCCGCTCGAGGAGATCACCGACCTCGCCGGGCTGCGCGTCATCGTCTACTACCCCGACGACGTCCGCGCGGTCGGCGCGGTCATCGACCGCGAGCTCACCGTCGACTGGACGAACTCCAACCGCAGCGGGCATGACGATCCGCCGGACCGGTTCGGCTACCGCTCCGACCACTACATCGTCAGCCTCCCGGAGTCGGAGCGCTTCGCCGGCCTGCGCGCCGAGATCCAGGTGCGCACGGTCATGCAGCACGCCTGGGCGGCCGTCGACCACGAGATCCGCTACAAGGCCGCCGACCTCCCGCGTGACCTGAGCCGCCGGCTGTTCCGCCTCAGCGCGCTGCTCGAGCTCGCCGACGAGCAGTTCGCCGGGCTGCAGCTCGCCAGCCGCGAGCGCAGCGCCGAATACGCCCGCGCGCTCGAGCACGGCGACCTGGCGGTCGCGGTCGACATCCTGTCACTGCGGGTCCTGGCCGAACGCGCGGACGTCGGCCAGTGGTGGGCCCAGCGGGCCGTGGCGCTCGGCTATGACCCGGTCGACCCGGACGCGGGCGCCCGCGACGACCTCATGCGGCTCCTGCACATCGTCCGCCGCCTCGGCGCGACCGTCGTCGCCGACGTCGCGGCCCTGCTGCCACGCGATCCCGACGCCGGGGACGCGGTCCTGCGCGACGTGATCGCCGGCCTCCGCGCCCGCCCCGGGCAGGCGACCTTCTGGGCGTTCCCGGGCGACGTGCTCGCGCTCATCATCCTCGGCCTGCAAGGCACGGAGCCGCTGATCCGGGCCTCCGGGTTCCGCCCGGAGATCCAGGACGTCTTGATCCGGCGCCTCTAGCGCTGAGACGCGCGCACGAGCCCGACCTCGTAGGCGAAGACGACGGCCTGCACGCGGTCGCGCAGGCCGAGCTTGGCGAGGATGCGGCCGACGTGGGTCTTGACGGTGGCCTCGGACACGACGAGGCGCTCGGCGATCTCCGCGTTCGAGAGCCCACCGGCCACCGCCAGCAGCACTTCACGCTCGCGCTCGGTGAGCGGGCTCAGGCGCTCGTCACGGGTGGCGGGCGCGTGCGCGTCCGGGAACTGGTGCGCGTAGGCGTCGAGCAGCCGGCGCGTGACGCTGGGCGCGACGACCGCGTCACCCGCCGCGACGGCACGGATGCCGGCCAGCAGCTGCTCCGGCGGCGCGTCCTTGAGCAGGAAGCCGGAGGCGCCGGCGCGCAGGCCGGAGAACGCGTACTCGTCCAGGTCGAACGTGGTGAGGATGAGGACGCGCGCGGCGCTGCCGGAGGCGATGATCCGGCGCGTCGCCTCGATCCCGTCCGCGTGTGGCATCCGGACGTCCATCAGGACGACGTCGGGCGCGAGCGCCGCGGCCTGCGCGACCGCCTGCTCGCCGTCGGCCGCTTCACCGGCGACCGCCATGTCGGGCTGCGCCTCGAGGATCATCCGGAAGCCGGTCCGCAGCAGCGGCTGGTCGTCGGCGAGCAGGACGCTGATCACGCCGCGCTCCCGAGCCGCGTCCGCACGCGCCAGCCACCGGCCGGCGCCGGGCCGGCCTCGAGCTCGCCGCCGTAGACCGCCGCGCGCTCGCGCATGCCCGTCAGCCCTTGCCCGCCGGCGGCCACACGGGCGTGCCCTGGGCCGTCGTCGGTCACCTCGACCTCCACCCCGGTCGTGTCGTACTGCAGGCGCACGTACGCGCGCGCGTGCGAGCCCGCGTGCTTGAGCGTGTTGGTCAGCGCCTCCTGGACGAGCCGGTAGACGGTGAGCTCCGCGCCCGCGCCGAGCTCCACCGGCGCGCCGGACGTCTCGAGCGTGGCGTGCAGCCCGGCCGCGCGGACCTGCTCGAGCAGCGGCTCGAGGTCGTCCAGCCCGGGCTGCGGCGCGAGCCCGGTCGAGTCCTCGCGCAGCACGCCGAGCAGCCGCCGCATCTCGCCGAGCGCGTGGCGCCCCGTCTGCGAGACCTGCTCCATCGCTGCGGCCGCGCGCTTGGGGTCCTGCTCGGACACGTAGCCGGCGCCGTCGGCGAGCGCGATCATCACCGACAGGTTGTGGGCGACGATGTCGTGCATCTCGCGCGCGATCCGGGCGCGCTCGGCCGCCGCGGCGAGCCGCCCCTGCTGGTCGCGCTCGCGCTCGAGCTGCGCCGCCCGCTCCTCGACCGACGCGAGGTACGCACGGCGCGTGCGGACGTTGAGCCCGAGCCCGACCGCGGCGACCGCCATCCCCGTGAGCAGGATGAAGCTCGGCAGGACGGACGGGGCGGCCCACCGGGCCACGGCGAGCACCACGCCGATCTCCAGGATCACGCACGCCGCGATGACGCGCCCGCGGGGCTCCTGCGCCGCGACGCTGTAGATCGCGAACAGCAGCGCGACGTCGGCGAACAGGTCCGTTCCCGTCAGCCACTGCCCGAAGGCGATCGCCGCGATCACCGTGAAGACCGTGAACGGCGCGCGCCGGCGCCAGATCAGCGGCACCGTGAGCGCGGCGGCGAGCCAGCGGTCCGCGCCCTGCGTGGACCCGACGGCGAGCGCCAGCAAGACCAGCGTGAGCAGCAGGTCGGCGAGCAGCGGGTGACGGGGCAGGCGGTTCACGCGTCTCGGCGCACCAGCAGGAGGGCGGCGACGGCGATCGTAGCGACGACGTACGCGCACAGCACACCGAACCCCGACCACGGGCCCAGCGGATCAGAGCTAACCGTCGACATGACGTTGAGGCCTGCCTGCGACGGCAGGTACGGGGCGACCTTGTCGCCCTTCGGCGTGAAGTCGACGATGACGGGCACGACGAAGAGCACCATCGTCAGTGCCGTGATCGCGGCGGCGGTGTTGCGCAGCAGCGCGCCGAGCGCGAGGCCGAAGGCGCCCATCGCGGCCAAGAAGAGCCCGCAGCCCAGGACGGCGCGCAGCACGTGCGGGTCACCGAACGAGGCCTCGACGTCCTTGGTCGAGAAGATCGCCTGGCCGGCGACGAACGCCAGGACGCTCGCGATCGTGCCCAGCACCAGCGTCACGACGAGGAACACGCCGAGCTTGCTCCACAGCACCGGCAGGCGCCGCGGGACGGCGGCGAACGTCGAGCGGATCGAGCCGGTCGCGTACTCGCCGGTGATGACCATCGCCCCCAGCACGCCGATCGCGATCTGCGCGAGGTAGATGCCGCTGAGGCTGCGCTCGACCGCGTTGTAGCCGACGGTCGGCGTCCCGTCACGCCAGCTCGAGACGCTCATCCACGGGACGAGAACGCCGAGCCCGACCACGAGGCCGAGCGCGATGAGCAGCGACAAGCGGCTGGATCGCAGCGAGTGCAGCTTGGTGAGCTCCGACGCGATCACGCGCGGGTAGGTGACCGCGGTCATGCCACCGCCTCGTACTCGACGGACTCGCGCGTGAGCTCCATGAACGCGTCCTCGAGGGATGCCTGGCGCGTCGAGAGCTCGTGCAGCGTGAGCCCGTGCGCCGCCGCGCGCTCGCCGACCGCGTCGGTGCTCAGGCCGTCCACGGTCAGCACGCCCGGCTCGTCGGAGCCGATGGTCACCCCCTCGGCCTGGAGCAGCTCCCGCAGCCGCGTGGCGTGCGGCGAGCGCACGCGCACGACCGCCGGCGAGGCCTGCGCGATGAAGTCCGCGGTCGACATGTCGGCGAGCACGCGCCCCCGCCCGACGACGATCAGGTGGTCGGCGGTCAGTGCCATCTCGCTCATCAGGTGCGAGGACACGAGGATCGTCCGCCCCTCGCCCGCCAGTCGCCGGAGCAGCGTGCGGATCCAGTGGATGCCCTCGGGGTCGAGCCCGTTGACCGGCTCGTCGAGCACGAGCGTGTCCGGGTCGCCGAGCAGCGCCGAGGCGATCCCGAGCCGCTGGCCCATCCCGAGCGAGAACGTCCCGGCGCGCTTGCGGGCGACGCGCTGCAGGCCGACCAGCTCGATCACCTCGTCCACGCGTGCGCGCGCGATGCCGTGCGTCTGCGCGAGCGCGAGCAGGTGGTTGTACGCCGACCGCCCGGGATGGATGGACCGCGCCTCCAGCAGCGCGCCGACGCGGTGCAGCGGCGCGGGGAGGTCCCGGTACCGCGTCCCGTCGACGGTCACCGCGCCGGAGGTCGGGGCGTCCAGGCCGACGATCATCCGCATCGTCGTGGACTTCCCCGCCCCGTTCGGGCCGAGGAACCCCGTCACCACCCCTTGACGGACCGTGAACGAGAGCCCGTCCACGGCCGTCTTGGCGCCGTAGCGCTTCGTCAACTCGGTCGCTTCGATCATCGTCGCCAAGCTAGGCGCGCCGTGCCGTCGCGGACAACCGCCGTGAGGCTGATCTTGACGCGCCACATGTGTACGACCTGAGTCGTAC is a genomic window containing:
- a CDS encoding LCP family protein → MPAPPSHRGALGRLLAACAIVFACCAGGVVAVGATELHATARALEAQPRVDLGEDGGVVTSTTTGGGDDDTHADGRTILLIGSDHRAKAAARDARSDTMMLVRLSPRAKAVSVLSVPRDLQVQIPGKGTAKLNAAYAYGGVPLAVKTLRAVLGTRIDHVIDVDFAGFHALVDELGCVYADVDRRYFNRNDGTAATNYASIDIRAGYQRLCGADALDYVRYRHGDNDLVRAARQQDFLRQARTQIGVADLLGDRHALLRLLGRHTRTDIRGSKQVTALAKLVVAAADKPVVQVPFPATIGPSYVYAEPAVIERTVHRFLHPAATVPAHATGAKPKPKRARTRTRTHLPAVQEQTSRTYTVKDAQGTSHRARRRTFRIAVGEYYGVQTLDWPDPPILAAPHEERTLGGRTFSLYYDGTQLRRVALQTGDGTAWVSNTLTLRLTNAQMLRLARRL
- a CDS encoding GTP pyrophosphokinase, translated to MSSETDWSAEYARRLQTFDALRVAIHDRLAACLDREAIALSQIESRTKTVRSFAEKITSKGKYADPLEEITDLAGLRVIVYYPDDVRAVGAVIDRELTVDWTNSNRSGHDDPPDRFGYRSDHYIVSLPESERFAGLRAEIQVRTVMQHAWAAVDHEIRYKAADLPRDLSRRLFRLSALLELADEQFAGLQLASRERSAEYARALEHGDLAVAVDILSLRVLAERADVGQWWAQRAVALGYDPVDPDAGARDDLMRLLHIVRRLGATVVADVAALLPRDPDAGDAVLRDVIAGLRARPGQATFWAFPGDVLALIILGLQGTEPLIRASGFRPEIQDVLIRRL
- a CDS encoding response regulator, which translates into the protein MISVLLADDQPLLRTGFRMILEAQPDMAVAGEAADGEQAVAQAAALAPDVVLMDVRMPHADGIEATRRIIASGSAARVLILTTFDLDEYAFSGLRAGASGFLLKDAPPEQLLAGIRAVAAGDAVVAPSVTRRLLDAYAHQFPDAHAPATRDERLSPLTEREREVLLAVAGGLSNAEIAERLVVSEATVKTHVGRILAKLGLRDRVQAVVFAYEVGLVRASQR
- a CDS encoding sensor histidine kinase; this translates as MNRLPRHPLLADLLLTLVLLALAVGSTQGADRWLAAALTVPLIWRRRAPFTVFTVIAAIAFGQWLTGTDLFADVALLFAIYSVAAQEPRGRVIAACVILEIGVVLAVARWAAPSVLPSFILLTGMAVAAVGLGLNVRTRRAYLASVEERAAQLERERDQQGRLAAAAERARIAREMHDIVAHNLSVMIALADGAGYVSEQDPKRAAAAMEQVSQTGRHALGEMRRLLGVLREDSTGLAPQPGLDDLEPLLEQVRAAGLHATLETSGAPVELGAGAELTVYRLVQEALTNTLKHAGSHARAYVRLQYDTTGVEVEVTDDGPGHARVAAGGQGLTGMRERAAVYGGELEAGPAPAGGWRVRTRLGSAA
- a CDS encoding ABC transporter permease subunit is translated as MTAVTYPRVIASELTKLHSLRSSRLSLLIALGLVVGLGVLVPWMSVSSWRDGTPTVGYNAVERSLSGIYLAQIAIGVLGAMVITGEYATGSIRSTFAAVPRRLPVLWSKLGVFLVVTLVLGTIASVLAFVAGQAIFSTKDVEASFGDPHVLRAVLGCGLFLAAMGAFGLALGALLRNTAAAITALTMVLFVVPVIVDFTPKGDKVAPYLPSQAGLNVMSTVSSDPLGPWSGFGVLCAYVVATIAVAALLLVRRDA
- a CDS encoding ABC transporter ATP-binding protein, encoding MIEATELTKRYGAKTAVDGLSFTVRQGVVTGFLGPNGAGKSTTMRMIVGLDAPTSGAVTVDGTRYRDLPAPLHRVGALLEARSIHPGRSAYNHLLALAQTHGIARARVDEVIELVGLQRVARKRAGTFSLGMGQRLGIASALLGDPDTLVLDEPVNGLDPEGIHWIRTLLRRLAGEGRTILVSSHLMSEMALTADHLIVVGRGRVLADMSTADFIAQASPAVVRVRSPHATRLRELLQAEGVTIGSDEPGVLTVDGLSTDAVGERAAAHGLTLHELSTRQASLEDAFMELTRESVEYEAVA